The genomic window CATCTATTTTTTTATATCATTAATAGTGAAAACTAAGGCAAACTTATGGAGATGATAGGTATGCGCTGTCCAACATGTAATTATAACGGTACTCGAGTACTTGACTCACGGCCAAGCCACGAAGGGCGCTCAATTAGAAGAAGACGTGAATGTGAAGAATGTAATTTTCGCTTTACAACCTTCGAGACTGTTGAAGTAACCCCGTTAATTGTTGTAAAAAAAGATGGGAATCGTGAAGAATTTAGTAAAGATAAAATTCTGCGAGGTCTAATCCGTGCGTGTGAAAAACGGCCAGTTCCGTTACAAAAGTTAGAAGAAATAGTTGATAAAGTTGAAAAAGACTTGAGAAACGCTGGAGCACCCGAAGTTAAGAGTGAAGATGTTGGTGAAAGTGTGATGGAATACTTAGCTGATGTTGATGATGTTGCTTATGTGCGTTTTGCATCAGTTTATCGCCAATTTAAGGATATAAACGTATTTATTGACGAACTAAAAGAGCTATTACAAAAAACTGAAACAAATAAAAGGGCTAAGATTGATATCTTTGGCTCTTTTTTATTCATAAAGCGTAAAAAGTAGTTTTAGTAGTTAATGTCTAGCTCCAGCGCTCAGCCCCTCGAAGAACATTTGCTTGTTGCTGCTCCTGCGGTTACTCGTCGCAAAGCAGAGAAGTAACCCGAGGAAGTTCCTTGGCTACCCAGGGCGCTTGCGCTTTTCTTAAAAAATGTACATTTTTTCCCTAATTGGGTTGAAACATTTATAATATTTGTCCAAAAAAATGTTAAAATAGATTAGTAAATTTATAGAATGGGTGATGGAAGAATGGCGTTACATTGGATGCATTTGTTACCTGTCGATCGTTATGTCGTTCGAACTACTTCATTCATTAACGAAGCAGATCGGAAAATAATTACACTTTTATATCAACCTCTAATAGGGGCAATTGCTCATAGTCTTTACTTTGCGCTACAGAGCGAACTAGAAAGAGATCAATATACGAGTATTGAAACAACCCACAAAACACTAATGACAATGATGGGTCTACCTCTAGATAAGATTTATGAGGAACGGAAAAAGTTAGAAGGTATTGGCCTCTTAAATGTTTATAAGCAGAAGCAAGATGAGGATATTATCTATTTATACGAATTACAGAAGCCTTTTAGTCCTCATGAGTTCTTTAAGGATGATGTTCTCAGTGTCTATTTGTATAATCGCGTTGGCAAATACCGCTATCTTCAATTAAGAGACCGGTTTACGATAAATAAAATAAATAAAGATAACTTTAAAGAGATTACGTTATCTTTCAGTGATGTGTTTACTTCATTACACCACTCAGAAATCTCGGCACAACAAGGGGAATTATCGACTTCTTTAGTCATTGATTCTCAATCGGATATTGTTAACAATGATAGTTCAGAAAGCTCTTACACTATATTAGAAGAAGCTTTTGACTTTTCATTACTTATTACGTATCTATCGAATATGATCAATCCAAAAACATTATTCACTGAAAAAGTTAAAGAGACAATTGTCCGCTTAGCTTTTGTTTACCGGATTGACCCTTATGAAATGAGTAAAATAATTCAAGATTCGTTACTTCATGATGATACGGTTGACCTAGATGTTATGAGAGAAAAAGTGAAAAACTGGTACAAATTCACATATGAAAGTGAACCTCCAGGATTGGGCTTTAGAACACATCCTGAAAAGTATAGAACGATGTCAGGGAAAGAACCAAAAACTGAAGAAGAAGAAATGATTTTGCTTTATGAAACAGAATCTCCACTGACACTTTTAGAAAGTAAATCGGCTGCTGGGGCCAAAGTTCCTTTAGGGGATGCTAAAATTGTTGAAACCCTATTATTGGATTATAAGCTTTTACCTGGTGTTGCAAATGTACTTATTGACTTTATTTTAGAAATTAATGATATGAAATTGACAAAGTCTTATGTAGAAAAGATAGCTGGTCAGTGGGCCCGAAAAAACGTTAAAACCGTTAAAGAAGCGATGGCCTTAGCTAAGGGAGAATACAAGAAGCGTGAGCAGTGGGATCAAGGTACTGCTGAGGCGGCTGCAACCACTGAAAGGCCAGTCAAACAGCGGCAAAACAATACCAATCGTTATGTGAGAAAAGATCGCCTTCCAAAATGGCTGATAGAAGCTAAAAAAGAAGTTACCTCTAAGCAAGAAGATGATGATATTACAAAAGTTAAACAAGAGCTTGAAGAAAAATTTAAATTATTAAAATTACAACGCCAGGAGGGATAGTTTTGGAACTGATTAAACAAACGTTAGAAAAAATGAAAAGTTCAAAAAGTATGTTAGATAATTTCCAACGTTTAAAAGAAGATATTCTTTCTGACAAATGGATAGTAGAATTTCTTCGTGAAAATCCAACTCTTCCTGAATCTGAAATTAATCGCAATATTTCTCGGTTCTTTGAGTATAGAAATGAGCGGAATAATTGTACAAAATGTTTGAGTCTCGATACGTGTGTAAACATGATGAAAGGCTATCAGCCAGAGCTTTTTCTAGAAAGACAGCAAGTACAACTACGTTATAATGTCTGTCATCGAAAATGGAAAGATGATCAAAAAAAACAGCAGCAATCTCTGATTAAAAGTTTGTACATTCCTAAAGAAATTTTGAAGGCAACTTTCGACCAGCTAGATCAAGATAACCGTTCTAGAATTGTAGCGATTGCAAAAGCTGTTGAGTTTGCAACAACAACGAATCCTGGGGAAACGGGAAAAGGCCTTTATCTGCACGGTCAATTTGGTGTGGGAAAAACATATATTATGGGTGCCATTGCAAATGAACTTGCAGAGAGAAATATTTCATCGATGCTGGTTTACACACCTGACTTTTTCCGGGAGTTAAAAAGTGGTATTAGTGATGGATCATATAATGAAAAACTTGATCTTGTTAAAAAAGTTCCTGTTCTTATTTTAGATGATTTAGGTGCTGAAACAATGTCAAGTTGGGTGAGAGATGATATATTAGGTGTAATTTTACAACATAGAATGCTTGAAAAGCTACCGACATTATATACTTCAAACTATGATTTTGATGAACTAGAAGAACACCTGGCTTACTCCCAAAAAGGTGGTATTGAGCAACTTAAATCCAAACGAATTATGGAGCGTATCCGTCATTTTGCTGATCCTGTTTATATTGAGGGAGTAAATCGAAGAGGAAAAATGTAAAAATTAGAATGATGAAAGCATTGCATCGCAGTTACTGCTACTAATTCTATATTATACATTTTACTTTAAAATGTGTTACGATAGATTAGACTTGTTTAAAAAAGATGTAACTAGATTTATAAATCTTATCTACTAATAGAGATGGGGGTTTTTACATGACAATTGATCATATTCTTGAGCGTGCTGTTAAAGGTGAGCGTCTGACAATTGAAGATGCTATTAATTTATATGAAAGTAATGAGGTAGAGAAAATTGGTGCTGCTGCAAACGAGGTTATGAAAAGTGGCATCCTGAGCCTATTACTACATTTGTAATTGGACGAAATATTAACTACACAAATTTTTGTGATACGTATTGTCGTTTTTGTGCCTTTTATCGACCACCTGGTCATGAAGAGGGTTATGTGTTAGAAGATGATCTTATTTTAGATAAAATCCAAGAAACAGTAGATGTAAATGGAACGGAAATTTTAATGCAAGGTGGAACACATCCAGATCTTCCACTAAGCTATTATACAAACCTTTTAAGAAAAATTAAGGAACGTTTTCCTAACATCACAATGCATTCATTTTCTCCGGCTGAAGTTTGGAAAATGGTTGAAGTTTCAGGACTAAACTTAAAAGAGGTACTGTTACAGCTTAAAGAAGCAGGGCTTGATTCAATTCCAGGTGGTGGTGCGGAGATCTTAGATGACCGTACAAGACAAAAAATTAGTAAGAAAAAAGGTTCATGGGAAAAATGGATTGAGTGTATGAAGATGGTTAAAACTGTTGGAATGCATGGTACAGCAACAATGGTTATCGGTTTTGGTGAATCAATTCAGGAACGAGCTTTACATCTTCAGCGGATCCGTGATGCTCAAGACGAATCAAACTGCTTCTTAGCGTTATTCCTTGGACATTCCAACCAGACAATACAAATCTTAAAGCCGAAAAAGTGACTCCTGATGAGTATTTGAAGAATTTGGCTATCTCAAG from Anaerobacillus sp. CMMVII includes these protein-coding regions:
- the nrdR gene encoding transcriptional regulator NrdR, translating into MRCPTCNYNGTRVLDSRPSHEGRSIRRRRECEECNFRFTTFETVEVTPLIVVKKDGNREEFSKDKILRGLIRACEKRPVPLQKLEEIVDKVEKDLRNAGAPEVKSEDVGESVMEYLADVDDVAYVRFASVYRQFKDINVFIDELKELLQKTETNKRAKIDIFGSFLFIKRKK
- the dnaI gene encoding primosomal protein DnaI translates to MELIKQTLEKMKSSKSMLDNFQRLKEDILSDKWIVEFLRENPTLPESEINRNISRFFEYRNERNNCTKCLSLDTCVNMMKGYQPELFLERQQVQLRYNVCHRKWKDDQKKQQQSLIKSLYIPKEILKATFDQLDQDNRSRIVAIAKAVEFATTTNPGETGKGLYLHGQFGVGKTYIMGAIANELAERNISSMLVYTPDFFRELKSGISDGSYNEKLDLVKKVPVLILDDLGAETMSSWVRDDILGVILQHRMLEKLPTLYTSNYDFDELEEHLAYSQKGGIEQLKSKRIMERIRHFADPVYIEGVNRRGKM
- a CDS encoding replication initiation and membrane attachment family protein, with protein sequence MALHWMHLLPVDRYVVRTTSFINEADRKIITLLYQPLIGAIAHSLYFALQSELERDQYTSIETTHKTLMTMMGLPLDKIYEERKKLEGIGLLNVYKQKQDEDIIYLYELQKPFSPHEFFKDDVLSVYLYNRVGKYRYLQLRDRFTINKINKDNFKEITLSFSDVFTSLHHSEISAQQGELSTSLVIDSQSDIVNNDSSESSYTILEEAFDFSLLITYLSNMINPKTLFTEKVKETIVRLAFVYRIDPYEMSKIIQDSLLHDDTVDLDVMREKVKNWYKFTYESEPPGLGFRTHPEKYRTMSGKEPKTEEEEMILLYETESPLTLLESKSAAGAKVPLGDAKIVETLLLDYKLLPGVANVLIDFILEINDMKLTKSYVEKIAGQWARKNVKTVKEAMALAKGEYKKREQWDQGTAEAAATTERPVKQRQNNTNRYVRKDRLPKWLIEAKKEVTSKQEDDDITKVKQELEEKFKLLKLQRQEG